The DNA segment CAGAAATTTATCGACGCTGAATTCAGGGTCTGTGGATTTCATGCGACCCAAGGCCTTGGCCATGTCTGACCCCTCGGGCACGTGATCGGTGATATCCGTATCCGGACCCCCTTCGATCACTTCAAAGCGTGGCTTTGTTGCTGCCTCGGGCTCAGCACCCTGACGCGGCAATGGTTTTTGTTCAAAGCCGTCTCGCGATCCTAATACAGAGCGCAAACGCAAAATCAAAAAGACAGCTATTCCGGCAAGAATAAGAAGCTGGATCACGGCAGGTTCCATTGTTTCCTCGGCCAAGGGTTGGTATGGCGGGTCTGTTGCCTATGTAAGGTGGGTTGCGGGCCAAGTCCACCACATGCGACCATGTCACCCGCGAGAAGGGCGAAGTAATGTGGATTTTACTGGTTTTTCTAGCTGTTCCTATCCTTGAAATTGCACTCTTCGTGCAAATCGGGGCACAATTCGGCGTGATCGGAACATTGGCCGAGGTGTTTGCTACCGCTGCAATAGCGCTGGTCCTCATGCGGCTGGAGCCGCATCGCAACGCGCATGACGTGCGTGCAGCGCTTGATCGTGACGCCAGCCCCGCCAGTCCGATGGCCCATTCCGCCCTTCGGATGATAGCGGCAGTGCTGCTGCTGCTTCCCGGTTTCTTTACCGACACACTCGGCGTTTTATTGCTGCTTCCCTTTGTGCGGATGCTTGTACTGGCGCAATTGTTCAAAAAACTTCGGGCTGCACATGCGCGCGACGAGGTTGTTATCATTGAAGGCGAGTACGAACACCGCCCCGATCCCGAATCACCCCCGGCCCCGCGCTTGGATGACCCGGAAAAGCGGGATTGAGCCAAACCGGGCGCGCTGCTACAAGCTGCGCCAGACAAAAATTACCCGAAAAGATACAAGGAGCTTTTAGATGACTGAATCCGAACAGCAGGGCAATGGCGCTACAGCCGCCGCCGCACCCCAGCCAAAGGTCAATATGCGTATTCTTGCGCAGTTCATGCGGGACCTGTCCTTCGAAAATGTTGCAGCACAAAAAAAGCTGCAAGGCTCGAATGTGCAGCCCGACATTCAGGTGCAGGTCAGTCTGGACGCGAACAAGCGCGAAGCAGAAAACCAGTATGAGATTGGCACCAAGTTCAAGATCACCTCAAAGAACAAGTCCGACGACCAGACCTTGTTCATCGTCGAGTTGGACTATGTCGGCCTGTTCCATATCGAAGGTGTGCCACAGGAACAATTGCACCCGTTCCTGCTGATCGAATGCCCGCGCATGATCTTCCCCTTTGCCCGCCGGATCATATCAGACGTCACGCGTGATGGTGGCTTCCCGCCCCTGAACCTTGATACCGTTGATTTTCTGGCACTCTACAAGCAGGAATTGCAGCGTCAGGCGGCTGCCCAAGCGCAAAAGAGCGAAACACCTGTCGCAAATTGATCTGATGTCACGTGCTGCACAAAAGCCCCCGGTTTCGGGGGCTTTTTCATGACTTTCTGTATTTTCCCCACACGGCCGTTTCCCCCAGATCGGTGACAAAGGCGGCATGCGCCTGCGCTTCCGCTTCTGTCAGGCGCGAGGGCAGGGGTTTGGGTCGTCGTGGCAGCGGGGCGGCCCGCTGTCCGGCAGCAGCGCTTCCTTGTGCAGGTCGGGATGACAGCGCGAAATCCGGCTGCTGCCCACCCGCAAGTTCCAGATACACTTCGGCCAGAATTTCGCTGTCGAGCAGCGCGCCATGTTTCGTGCGCGCCGAATTGTTTATCGAGAACCGCCGACACAGTGCGTCCAGCGATGCGGGCGAGCCGGGAAATTTCTTGCGCGCAAGCGTCAATGTGTCGAAGGCGCGATCAAAAGACAGAAGCGGACGCCCCGCCCATTCCAACTCGGCGTTCAGGAATTTCATATCAAAAGCTGCATTGTGGATGACCAGCCTGTCATCTGCGACAAATTCCAAAAACGCATCGGCAATATGCTCAAAAAGTGGCTTGTCGCGCAGAAAGTCATCGCCCAGCCCGTGCACCTCAAATGCTTCTGGCGGCATAGGGCGCTTGGGGTTGATATACTGGTGATATGTCCGTCCGGTCGGCATAAGATTGACCAGCTCCACAATGCCGATCTCGACCAGCCGGTGCCCTTCGCCGGGTTCGAACCCTGTGGTTTCCGTATCCAGCACCAGTTCACGCATGTTCTGCCTCCAGTCTTCTGACCAGTTTCTGGACCGCCGCGCGCGTGCTGTCCATATCTGTCGTCTCGATCACGAAATCTGCGCGCGCGCGCTTTTCGGCATCAGGCATCTGGCGTGCAAGAATGGCATCAAGTTGCGCCTCATTCACGTCCGGGCGTTCCAACACGCGGGCGCGTTGCACATTTTCCGGCGCGGTGACGACCAAGACACCATCAACCTGCGCGCCCACCTCAAACAGCAATGGAATATCCAGCACAACAAGTGGGCCAGATAGAGATGCGACAAACGCCTCGCGGTCCTGCGCCACCAGCGGATGCACCACAGATTCCAGTGCAGCCAATGCCGTGGGGTCGCGCGCTATCCAGCGCTTCAACTCTGCGCGGTCAATCGCAGCATCGCGCAACGCTTCGGGGCAAAGGGCGGCAACCGGCCCGACCGCAGCGCCATCCTTGCCATACAACCGGTGCACTGCTGCATCCGCATCCCAGACCGGAACGCCCATGTCGCGGAAGAACCCAGCAGTGGTGCTTTTGCCCATGCCGATCGACCCTGTCAACCCCAGTCGATATGGCTGCCTCATGCGCGCAAAACCGCAGCGCGCAGCGCCTCGGTCACCTCTGGCTTGTGTCCAAACCACCGCTCGAACCCCGGTACGGCCTGATGCAGCAACATGCCCAGCCCGTCGACCACAACACACCCAGAGCGGTGCGCATGTTGCAATAAAGGGGTGTCCAAGGGTGTATAAACCAGATCCGTCACAACGGTTTGCGCCGAAAACAGTGTATCGGGCAACTCTAGCGCGGGCTGTCCGACCATTCCCAGCGAAGTTGTATTGACGACAAGCGCGGCATTCTGCGCGGCATCGGGCCAATTTGCCCAATCAACGATTGTGATGGGCGCCCCGAGATCCTGCGCCAACCCCTCTGCCCGCGCGCGGGTTCGGTTGGCCAGCCGAATATCGGTGACACCTGCATCTGCCAGCGCCACGATCACAGCCCGCGCGGCACCGCCCGCACCCAATATCAGCACAGGACCGTCCGCCGCACGCCACGCAGGCGCACCCGCTTGCAAGTTGCGCAAAAACCCATAGCCATCGGTGTTGTCAGCATGGACCGCGCCATTCACGAAGGTCAGGGTATTCGCAGCCCCGATCGCGCGCGCCATTGGTGTGACATCATCCGCAAGGGCAAGCACAGCTTCTTTATGCGGGATCGTCACATTCGCGCCGAAAAACCCCATCATGGGCATAACGCGCAACACCCGCTCCAGATCATTGGCTTCGACATGCAGGGGCACGTAATGGCCCTTGATCCCGTACTCCCGCAGCCATGTGCCATGCAATAGCGGCGATCGACTGTGACCAATGGGGCACCCGATGACGCCGGCCAAGGGTATCTTGCTCATCCCTCGATTTCTCCTCGCAAAGCCAGATAATTCAGCAATTCCAACAAGGGCAGACCAAGAATGGTAAAATAATCACCCTGTATCTGCGCGAACAGGCGCACGCCCTCTTCCTCCAGCTTGTATCCGCCGACAGAAGCGCCAATCGCAGGCCAGTTGCGGTCCAGATAAGCATCAAGATAGCTGTCGGAAAAGCTGCGCATGGTCAGGCGCGCGACGCCCACATGCCGCCAGACAGGTTCGCCATCATCATACAGCACAGCGGCAGACAGCAACTGGTGCGTCCCTGCACGCAGCAGGCAGAGTTGATCGCGCGCCACCTGTTTCGTCGGGGGTTTTTCCAAGACAGCGCCCTTATGCGCAAGAACCTGATCGCACCCCAAAACCAGACGGCCCGGCATACGCCCGGACACTTTGCGCGCCTTGGCCTCTGCCAATGTATCAGCGATATCGCGGGGAGGGGCCGCATCTGCCAGCAGGGACGCAATAAGCGCGGACTCGTCCACACGCGCGACGGCAACCTCCGGGTGCAGGCCCGCATTCTCAAGCATCTGACGCCTGATTTCAGAACCCGAAGCCAAGACAAGTGTCATGTGGATAACCTTGTGATCAAGCACGCCAATAAGTGATGGCAAACTAGCCAGATATCCCCAGCCATGCCAAGTGCTGTCATGTTGTGCCCGCCGCCGCAAGGGCTCGGGCCGGTCTGTCCACACGGGATAACTCGCCACGTACCGTCTGTGCAAAACCCGAATCACCAAGAGTAACAAACACGTTATTCTTGGTTTGTTCCGTTTTATACCTATGTTTTAATTGCGTTTTTTTCACGTTCAACGTGTATCGAGATTTGGCGGGGGTGTGGATAACTCTGTGCATGGAAAAGTTATCCCCATATCCACAGGCCTTACTACAACATCATTCCCTTCTATCTCTTTATTAATTAAAGAAGGACAAAACAGAGAAGAGGCAATCATGTTGAGCGATCTGTATTTGTGGATCAAGGCGTTGCATATCATGGCTGTCATCGCCTGGATGGCAGGCTTGTTTTATCTGCCTCGATTGTTCGTCTACCATGTTGAACGATCTGCCAGCGCAGAAATGGGCGCAGTCTTTCAGACGATGGAAGAAAAACTGCTGCGCGTCATCATGAACCCCGCAATGATCGTGGCATGGCTGACAGGGCTGACGATGGTCTCCATCCCCGGCCTGATCGACTGGTCCCTGATCTGGCCATGGAGCAAGTTCATCGGGCTGATCGGCATGACATGGTTTCACATGTGGTGCGCACGGCGGCGGCGCATCTTTGCCGAAGGCGGCAATGCATTGAGCGGGCGCAATTACCGCATGATGAACGAAGTCCCGACCGTGCTGATGGTGGTGATTGTTCTGTCGGTGATCGTGAAATTCTGAAGCCAGATTGACTCTGGCGCTGATATTTCGTATGCGACAGCCAACCCCGCCGTCCGGTGGGACGTGTTCCACATGAAACGATGACAAGATGTCCTGCACGTGGTGTGGGCAAGCAGGGTGTTGCAATGTCCGATACGGTGATCGAAGACCGGCCTGAAAGCGAAGAAACGCTGAACCTCGCAGACCTCAAGGCGAACAGCCCGGCGGACCTGCTGGCGATGGCCGAAGAGTTGGAGATTGAGAACGCACCTTCCATGCGCAAGGGCGAGATGATGTTCTCGATCTTGAAGGAACGCGCGGAAGAAGGCTGGATCATCTCTGGCGAGGGTGTGCTGGAAGTGCTGCAAGACGGTTTTGGTTTTCTGCGCGCACCAGAAGCAAACTACCTGCCCGGTCCCGATGACATTTACGTCTCGCCTGATGTGATCCGCCAGTATTCGCTGCGCACCGGCGACACAATCGAAGGGGTGATACAAGCCCCCGCCGAGAATGAGCGGTATTTCGCAATCACCAAGGTGACGCGGATCAATTTTGATGACCCGGAACGTGCGCGCCACAAGGTCCATTTCGACAACCTGACCCCGCTTTACCCTGATGAGCGGCTGTGGATGGAAACCGGCGACCCTGCCACAAAAGACCGCTCTGCGCGGATCATCGACATCGTCTCGCCGCTTGGCAAAGGCCAGCGTGCCCTGATCGTGGCCCCGCCGCGCACGGGTAAAACCGTTTTGTTGCAAAATATTGCGCATAGCATCGCCCAAAACCACCCTGAGTGTTATCTGATCGTCCTGCTGATCGACGAACGGCCAGAGGAAGTGACGGACATGCAGCGCTCGGTCAAGGGCGAGGTGATTGCCTCGACCTTCGACGAACCGGCAACGCGACATGTGGCCGTGGCTGAAATGGTCATAGAAAAGGCCAAGCGCCTTGTCGAGCACAAGCGCGATGTGGTGATCCTGCTGGATTCCATCACTCGTCTGGGCCGCGCCTTTAACACGGTGGTTCCAAGCTCGGGCAAGGTGCTGACCGGCGGTGTGGATGCGAACGCCCTGCAACGCCCCAAGCGCTTCTTCGGGGCTGCGCGGAATATCGAAGAGGGTGGTTCACTCAGCATCATCGCAACCGCGCTGATCGACACAGGCTCGCGCATGGACGAAGTGATCTTTGAAGAATTCAAAGGCACCGGCAACAGTGAAATCGTGCTGGATCGCAAAGTGGCTGACAAGCGCGTCTTCCCGGCGATGGATATTCTGAAATCCGGCACCCGGAAAGAGGATCTGCTGATCGAGAAGAACGATCTTCAGAAAACCTTTGTCCTGCGCCGCATCCTGAACCCGATGGGCACAACCGACGCCATCGAATTCCTGATCTCGAAGCTGAAACAGACCAAAACCAACAGCGATTTCTTCGACTCGATGAATTCCTGACATGGACACGATTTTCGCACTGGCCTCGGCCCGTGGAAAATCGGGCGTGGCTGTTATTCGGGTGTCGGGTCCACAGGCGCATTCTGTTGTCAAAACTCTGACTGGGGCGCTGCCACAGGCGCGCCGCGCATCCTTGCGAAAGCTGCACACCGCGGATGGGGACTTGCTGGACACCGCATTGGTCGTAATCTTCGACCAGGGCGCCAGCTTTACCGGCGAACAGGTTGCAGAAATCATGACGCATGGCAGTCTGGCAACTGTCGCAGCCGTTGAGGCCTGTCTGGCGCAAGATCACGGCCTGCGGATGGCAGAACCGGGCGAATTCACCCGCCGCGCGCTGGAGAACGGCGTTCTTGACCTGACGCAGGTAGAGGCACTGGGTGACCTGCTGGAGGCCGAGACGGAAAGCCAGCGCCGGCAGGCTATGCGCGTCTTGGATGGGGCCTTGGGCAGGCTGGTTGAGGGGTGGCGCGGGCATCTGCTAAAAGCAGCGGCCTTGGTCGAGGTTTCAATCGATTTCGTCGAAGAGGATGTCGGCAATTTTGATGCGATGATATTGGCAGAACTGAATGCGGTGCAATCTCAGCTATTGGCCGAAATTTCAGGGCAGGCGGTACGCGAGCGGGTGCAAAGCGGGTTCGAGATTGCGCTGATCGGGTCGGTCAACGCGGGAAAATCCACCCTGCTGAATGCGCTGGCAGGCCGGGAAGCTGCGATCACCTCTGATATTGCAGGCACGACGCGCGATGTTATCGAGTTGCGCATGGATATTGGCGGCTATGCTGTGACATTGCTGGATACAGCAGGGCTGCGAGAGACGCGCGAAGAGATTGAAAGCATCGGCATCGCACGCGGGCAAAAGCGCGCCGCTGACGCCGATATTCGCATTATATTGTGTGACGGACCCGATATTCCACCACCTGTAGACGTTATCCCTAATGATATTGTCACGTTTAGCAAGGCTGACCAGTTTCCCCAAGCGCAGGGCGGAGTGTCGGGTGTGACGAGCGAAGGGATTGATGCGTTGTTGCAAGAGATTGTGCAGCGCTTGTCTGTGATGACGGCGCGCGACGGGGTGAGTGTGCGGCGTCGCCACTTGCAGGCCATGACTGCTGCGCAACACGCATTAGAGAGTGCGATTGAAAAACTGACCGATGAGGGGTATATCCCCGAACTGGTGGCAGCTGACATACGTCAAGCGATGACAGCGCTGGATTCCTTGATTGGCAAAATAGATGTGGAAGATTTGCTTGGTGACATCTTCGCGTCTTTCTGTATCGGCAAGTAGGAGTGTTTCACGTGAAACATTATGATGTGATTATTGTTGGCGGTGGACATGCCGGCGTCGAGGCGGCCTTGGCGGCATCGAGGATGGGCGCTGCGACCGCATTGGTCACATTTAGAAAGTCTGATCTTGGTGTGATGTCCTGCAACCCTGCGATTGGCGGATTGGGCAAGGGGCATCTGGTCCGTGAAATAGACGCCTTGGATGGGCTGATGGGCCGCGCGGGTGATTTTGCCGCGATTCAATATCGCCTGCTCAACCGCTCCAAAGGTCCCGCTGTGCAAGGCCCGCGTATCCAAGCGGACCGCGCGCGATACCG comes from the Roseinatronobacter monicus genome and includes:
- a CDS encoding FxsA family protein: MWILLVFLAVPILEIALFVQIGAQFGVIGTLAEVFATAAIALVLMRLEPHRNAHDVRAALDRDASPASPMAHSALRMIAAVLLLLPGFFTDTLGVLLLLPFVRMLVLAQLFKKLRAAHARDEVVIIEGEYEHRPDPESPPAPRLDDPEKRD
- the secB gene encoding protein-export chaperone SecB — its product is MTESEQQGNGATAAAAPQPKVNMRILAQFMRDLSFENVAAQKKLQGSNVQPDIQVQVSLDANKREAENQYEIGTKFKITSKNKSDDQTLFIVELDYVGLFHIEGVPQEQLHPFLLIECPRMIFPFARRIISDVTRDGGFPPLNLDTVDFLALYKQELQRQAAAQAQKSETPVAN
- the dnaQ gene encoding DNA polymerase III subunit epsilon; this translates as MRELVLDTETTGFEPGEGHRLVEIGIVELVNLMPTGRTYHQYINPKRPMPPEAFEVHGLGDDFLRDKPLFEHIADAFLEFVADDRLVIHNAAFDMKFLNAELEWAGRPLLSFDRAFDTLTLARKKFPGSPASLDALCRRFSINNSARTKHGALLDSEILAEVYLELAGGQQPDFALSSRPAQGSAAAGQRAAPLPRRPKPLPSRLTEAEAQAHAAFVTDLGETAVWGKYRKS
- the coaE gene encoding dephospho-CoA kinase (Dephospho-CoA kinase (CoaE) performs the final step in coenzyme A biosynthesis.) — protein: MRQPYRLGLTGSIGMGKSTTAGFFRDMGVPVWDADAAVHRLYGKDGAAVGPVAALCPEALRDAAIDRAELKRWIARDPTALAALESVVHPLVAQDREAFVASLSGPLVVLDIPLLFEVGAQVDGVLVVTAPENVQRARVLERPDVNEAQLDAILARQMPDAEKRARADFVIETTDMDSTRAAVQKLVRRLEAEHA
- a CDS encoding shikimate dehydrogenase produces the protein MSKIPLAGVIGCPIGHSRSPLLHGTWLREYGIKGHYVPLHVEANDLERVLRVMPMMGFFGANVTIPHKEAVLALADDVTPMARAIGAANTLTFVNGAVHADNTDGYGFLRNLQAGAPAWRAADGPVLILGAGGAARAVIVALADAGVTDIRLANRTRARAEGLAQDLGAPITIVDWANWPDAAQNAALVVNTTSLGMVGQPALELPDTLFSAQTVVTDLVYTPLDTPLLQHAHRSGCVVVDGLGMLLHQAVPGFERWFGHKPEVTEALRAAVLRA
- a CDS encoding Maf family protein → MTLVLASGSEIRRQMLENAGLHPEVAVARVDESALIASLLADAAPPRDIADTLAEAKARKVSGRMPGRLVLGCDQVLAHKGAVLEKPPTKQVARDQLCLLRAGTHQLLSAAVLYDDGEPVWRHVGVARLTMRSFSDSYLDAYLDRNWPAIGASVGGYKLEEEGVRLFAQIQGDYFTILGLPLLELLNYLALRGEIEG
- the hemJ gene encoding protoporphyrinogen oxidase HemJ, yielding MLSDLYLWIKALHIMAVIAWMAGLFYLPRLFVYHVERSASAEMGAVFQTMEEKLLRVIMNPAMIVAWLTGLTMVSIPGLIDWSLIWPWSKFIGLIGMTWFHMWCARRRRIFAEGGNALSGRNYRMMNEVPTVLMVVIVLSVIVKF
- the rho gene encoding transcription termination factor Rho yields the protein MSDTVIEDRPESEETLNLADLKANSPADLLAMAEELEIENAPSMRKGEMMFSILKERAEEGWIISGEGVLEVLQDGFGFLRAPEANYLPGPDDIYVSPDVIRQYSLRTGDTIEGVIQAPAENERYFAITKVTRINFDDPERARHKVHFDNLTPLYPDERLWMETGDPATKDRSARIIDIVSPLGKGQRALIVAPPRTGKTVLLQNIAHSIAQNHPECYLIVLLIDERPEEVTDMQRSVKGEVIASTFDEPATRHVAVAEMVIEKAKRLVEHKRDVVILLDSITRLGRAFNTVVPSSGKVLTGGVDANALQRPKRFFGAARNIEEGGSLSIIATALIDTGSRMDEVIFEEFKGTGNSEIVLDRKVADKRVFPAMDILKSGTRKEDLLIEKNDLQKTFVLRRILNPMGTTDAIEFLISKLKQTKTNSDFFDSMNS
- the mnmE gene encoding tRNA uridine-5-carboxymethylaminomethyl(34) synthesis GTPase MnmE; protein product: MDTIFALASARGKSGVAVIRVSGPQAHSVVKTLTGALPQARRASLRKLHTADGDLLDTALVVIFDQGASFTGEQVAEIMTHGSLATVAAVEACLAQDHGLRMAEPGEFTRRALENGVLDLTQVEALGDLLEAETESQRRQAMRVLDGALGRLVEGWRGHLLKAAALVEVSIDFVEEDVGNFDAMILAELNAVQSQLLAEISGQAVRERVQSGFEIALIGSVNAGKSTLLNALAGREAAITSDIAGTTRDVIELRMDIGGYAVTLLDTAGLRETREEIESIGIARGQKRAADADIRIILCDGPDIPPPVDVIPNDIVTFSKADQFPQAQGGVSGVTSEGIDALLQEIVQRLSVMTARDGVSVRRRHLQAMTAAQHALESAIEKLTDEGYIPELVAADIRQAMTALDSLIGKIDVEDLLGDIFASFCIGK